The genome window TAGTTGTTTGTTGGTTTGGAAAATGAATATAGGATGCATTTTATGTAAGCTTATTTAGACAGATGGAGTTGTGGATACATTTTCTTCTACAAATTATGTTCTTTAAAGTGGTATAGAAGCTTGTGAACTAATAAATTGTTTGGTATTTAGTTACATTTGGGGAATGATCTGCTGAAATTTTGATGGTGTAAATGTTGTGACCGATACAGGAACTCGTGAACTAGTTAAATGGATGATCTTTAGGTGCCATAAGGAATTAGAGTGTTAGTAAAAAAATTTCTGATGTTGCAAATGTTTATTTGAGAAAGGACCTGGAATAGTGATTAACATGTTAGGACAGGGTTGAAGCTCTGGTGAAGAGTGCAGGTTATTTGCTGTCTTTAGGATAATTGGTTCAGTAGGTGTTTATGTAAGAGGAAGCACGTGCAGTTCCCTCTGTGTATGCTGAGACTAAGTCTGGATGACATGAATAAGTTCTTCGTGttctttttcttgaacttcTGCAGCCTTGTTCTGGAAACTAGTGTAATTTGGTTTGTCTTCTTTCTAGTGATTGTACAGGCTAATGCCAAGCGTAATTTTGAGGAAACGTTTGAAGCACACATCAAACTGACACCTGAATTACGTAGAACTGATCTGGTGTGtgttctttcctttctttccatgATAATTTTTGCtaagaaaaagaagcaaatcCAATCACATGGTTACCACCATTTTGTTGTAGTACTAAGTGTGCAGTTTTACCCTACGAGCAGGGCGGTCTACCATGCACCCATATCTAGTAGTGATACCTCTTATTTTGTAACTAtaatagtttttcttttctcttgttcaAGTGCAGAAGCTTAGTGGTTCTGTCTTGCTCCCACATGGTTGTGGAAAGGTAAAACATGTACTTAGATGGGTCTACCTCTGATAAtgagtttggcttttcttttccccttgaACTGATTGATGACCATTTACTCTCAGAATTTTCGGGTGGCTGTCTTTGCTGAAGGAGATGCTGCGGAGGAGGCTCGTGAAGCTGGGGCTGCTTGTGTTGGTGGAAAGGAGCTTGTAGATAGAATAAAGAGAGGTGAGGAACTGTTTTTCTTTTATGGTCTCTTCTGATTTGGTAATGCATGATTGGTCATCTTGTTGACCAGGGTATAGTTAACATGATTCTGCCATCTGTCACCCTCATAAACAAAAGAATAAGATAAGAAACTAGGGGTGTTACTTATGAAATCCTATGTTTCAAAAACAGAGGACTGGTGGGAATTATTTTGCTGACAAGTATCATAATTAAAATTTTCTTGGGTCTCTAGTCTCGCCCTTCTTTGCTTCTTCGATCTGTATTCGAGGACTAATAGAAGCCCAAATTTTCTAGTCGGTTCAAAATTGAATTGAGCCAAGTAATAAAGGTTAAATATGCCTTTTGGTTGATGGTGGTTGCGTGTGAACTTTTACAGTAACTTCTGATTTTCCTTCCTCTATGTAATCTTGTTGGCCTATTTGGAAAGAAATTATCATAGAATTGCTCGACTCATTAAAATCAATTATCTGCAGGTGAGGAGAAATTTCGGTATGATAGATGTTTTGCTACTCGGGAAATGATGATTTACGTGCCAAAGGTTTTTCTGACTTTAGCTGTATTGTAAACTTTCCAGTCAATAAAGTTTAGCATCTGTTGCATCTCATGTTTTCCATGCTGCAGATAGCAAAATTCCTGAAGCGAGGGTTGATGCCAAATCCTGATGTTAGTTTCATCAGCATGTTTTCTTAATGATTTGCAGTTTCCTTGTTTGACTATTAATGCCCTTCTACCTGATACATGTAGAATGGCACTGTGACCAATGACATTTCAAGGGCTGTTAGAGAAGCAATAAGTCAAACCATTATGTTCCAAAAAGATAAATCTGCAATAGTGCATGTACCACTTGGAAAGGTTTGATTACTTCAAATTTTCTTGTTCATCTTGTTTTGTATTAAATCAAGTCAAAGGATATGTAAATTATTATTTGGAGCCAGTTCTGATATGTATTGTTTGGAATGGAACAATAATCTTGTGCAGGTGACGTATCCAGAAGAAGCCTTACGTGAAAATATAGGTGCCTTTGTCAATGCCCTCTTGCATGCTAAACCTGCAGGATTAAAGAAGAGTAAGTGGTTTGCACTAGGGATTTGTGATTTCTTATTCATTGAGATTGATAAAATGGGCAAATACTTGATTGATGCTGTGAACTGAAACAGcatatttttcccttttgtgAGATTTACTTCATAATTCTATTGGTTATGAATCCTATGCATCTTGTTCTCTTGTTTTCCATAATTGTGTTCCCTAAGCGTGATTTTCATATTTCACtggtcccaaaaaaaaaggaaaaaaaaagaaagaataagaCAGAAAATAGTTACGAGGATACTAATAAAGCTTTATTGATTAAGATACATGAGGCCCCTTGCATTAAATAGTTATGCAGGTTTATTATTAGAGTGACTACTGTCCCTTGTCTCAGTGGGtgtttttgttttctgattAACTAAATTGGTTTGTCATGGGTTCTTGGTTTTTGATGGTTGTTCCTTTCTTGATGATGGCATTTTCACCTCAATCCAGGTTCCAAATATGCTGGGTACGTTAGTACTTTTCACATCTGCAGCACGGTAAGCTCACGAACGTGTTTTTGGTTGCTTGCATTTAATGATTAATGCATTTGATTTCTATTGTTTGCTATCAGAACATTTTACCTTCATATACAATTGTACCGTATGTTCCATTCTTACTGTTTGATCCATGGAAAATGCAGATGGGTTCATCAGTCCCTGTAACAATGCAATCGGTGTCCATGGCTGTTGATCGATACAACAAATTGAGACTGCAGGCATAATTAGCTTAGGTTCAATCGGTGGAGCTCGTGATTTTGTAGTAGCAATGTGTTGCTGGTGAAATCTCTCTGTGATGGTTTTGCATCATGGTTCCTCTTATGTTTTTCCCTCATTTAGGTTACTGGttctccttttttgttttttgaatagGTTTATTTGTAATATGTCTCTACTTCTCTATTTTAAAGTTGCATTCGGTTGTAGTGAATACAGAGTAGGGTTTAGCTCAAAGGGCCGAGTAGAGGGTTATTAAACAATCACAAAGCAGTTCTGTACCATCCtttattttgtaatttcaaGACGAGCCATGGTTGTTTCCTTAATGGATGAGCCATCCATAGGTTTGCTTCCATGAACACAGCTTTCAGCTAAACCTCTTAAAAGGTAAAAGCATTAtcttcaattttttaattgcaACTGCATTTTTAATTCAATTTGGTTAAATACAATTGCAATTTCAACTGCAAAAATTCACGAATTCAGACCTTTGAAGACAAACAAACATCGGTTCCTGTCTGGTTTTCAATTTCAATCCACCTTtgatgtttgagaaaagaactcaaaagaaagaaacaataaAGCTGCATATAGATTGTTTTGTAAGGTGAACGACCACAAAGATTTTGAAAGACGCTACTTGCACCGTCCATGATATGGGCCACATTGTGCCCCTAGTGATCCAAACTTCTGAGGATTCTTGAAGCAGTCAATAATATATCCCACATCTGGACGTCATGCCAATTTTGTACAAGATTCTCCCTGATATGCCATGCAATAACATGGAAGGAATCGACAATGAGCCTCTGGATGCTAGGGGGCCAATGTGCAGGTTTCAAGCAAAAAAGTGGAAGAAATGGCCAAATGCCCCGGATCGTTAGTTTTTGTACTCCAGAAATGGCCAAAAGCCTCGGATGCTACAATCTATAGAAAGCCGCTTCTGACGGTAAAAAAAGGTGAGAACCTCTTTTCGAGGAACTTGTTATTGCGCTTCACCATTTCTCCTGGAGCAAGCTTGggatgtgaaaaaaaaaaaaaaaaaaaaaagcatagcctagataagttttttttttttttttttggaaattacCTAGAAAAGTTACTACTAGCTAGCGGACTAATGGTACAAATATACAAGAAGTTAACTTTAAATGTTCAAAGATAATTTCTTGTTTTACCAGTACCCGTAATTGGAACGTGAATGGAAATGTACAAACTGCTAACCCTACATCTGCTGGTGAACATTTCACATTCAGCTATGTACGTTGAAATAACTTGCGGTACCAAAAAACCATTTGTACGTTGTACAAAATGTTGAGCAGCCAACTAGACCAAATTGATTGTACAGTGTCTGAAAGAATTCTGTCGTCCTCTTCTCGAGTTCATTCTATCTTCTTCATTTCCCCTTTGCTATTATATTAGAGTACTGTAACTCCGTAAGTGGGTAACGCTCCACCCCTCCatagaagaagaagacaaaacaGGAAACAGAGGAAACACACAAAAAGGATTGTTAAGTGGAATTAATGCAACTGACCACTTTTAGTCACTTCAACGTTCAAACCTTTAATTCTTtcccccaaaacaaaaaaagttcAAACCTTtaagcttaaaaaaaaaaaagaaggctaCTCAAAAAACAAAGACCCAATAAATTTTCTCCAATTTCTtcacttcatttgcatttccAGCTGAAATGGAAGCAGAAAATGATGAGTACAAGAGAAAAGAGCGCTTAGTGCTGGTGACAATCCTAGTCTTTGCTTCTCTTGCCATTGCTTCTTTGCTGGTGGCCTTTAGCTACTATTGCTACATTAGGAACAAAGTCTCCAGGCGCTTGGAAAAAGCGAGGAAAAGTAAGGACTCTTTTTCCCCCCCTTTGGCTCTTTTTTGTTAACCCTATATTTCTATTTTGGACGTCAAATGGGAGTTCATTATCAAGATTCTGGCTTGTAGGTTCTTGATTTGAGGCCATTCTTCTTTCACCACTAAGAGTTAAAGAGTTTAATGCAGTTTTATATTTTGTGGGttttaactttattttatttttatatttttctggtGCGATATTGCTCAAAGGTTGGAATTATTTTGTAGGACTTTAAGAGTATATTGAGTTTTATGCCAAGGGAACATGGCATTTCTGTTTGTTGAAGCTTTAAGTTAGTAAAAGTGAGTGCTAAGGTGAAGAGGAAAGATCTTTTCTAACCCATTACAAAATGTTGTTTACTAATTATGGTTAGAAAGACGGGGAGAGTAATAGCAGGAAGGCCATGTATATTTCCCATCTAGTGCCTGGAGATACTGCAGATTGAGTACGCAAAAGGAATTTTGTATCTTACTCTGATATTTTTGAAGCTAAAGTTGCCAATTCCATGATTGACTTTTGATCTTGTTCTCCTATCTCTCTTTTCATTGTTACGTAAATAAATTTAAGCGGTTGCTAATGAGGAGAAAGCAAGCAGTTTTGCAAATATTCAAGTTGCTACTCAGAAAGGGCTTCAGGTTTTCACCTTCAAGCAGCTGCATTCTGCAACTGGTGGTTTTGGGAAGTCTAATATAATAGGACATGGTGCATTTGGTTCTGTCTATAGAGGAGTGCTTCAAAATGGGAGGAAGGTTGCAATTAAGTTAATGGATTCGGCTGGAAAGCAAGGAGAAGAGGAATT of Coffea arabica cultivar ET-39 chromosome 5c, Coffea Arabica ET-39 HiFi, whole genome shotgun sequence contains these proteins:
- the LOC113689702 gene encoding uncharacterized protein isoform X1 is translated as MAVFKQLLSQAHRHYSFPKSHQSLLSLLTRNRPFSDQPPPNSSPRNPIPIQPVSYAVKEPNPENKEIPPPAATESQPQGPATGQSSSPPEQNPGGPDQDVRASWTREEIRYVKDTPIISPVSYQARVAPLPEDRVAAEEVKEDDELETERRRIEAENQNMMRRVLRVQEEKVPFPTLIRTDDSKKGKVVYDLKDAIQLVKANAKRNFEETFEAHIKLTPELRRTDLKLSGSVLLPHGCGKNFRVAVFAEGDAAEEAREAGAACVGGKELVDRIKRGEEKFRYDRCFATREMMIYVPKIAKFLKRGLMPNPDNGTVTNDISRAVREAISQTIMFQKDKSAIVHVPLGKVTYPEEALRENIGAFVNALLHAKPAGLKKSSKYAGYVSTFHICSTMGSSVPVTMQSVSMAVDRYNKLRLQA